In Haliscomenobacter hydrossis DSM 1100, the DNA window TCAAATACAGCATCGAACTCAAAGTTATGAACATTGAAGATCCCAAACGCAAATTAAGAATAGCCCTGGAAACCCTAGTCGATACTTCCCACCACGACAATCCTGAGACGGAGCACATCAATGAAGCCATTCTGCACCGGATTGTCATTGCCGAATCGGCCAAAGGATATTACACCAAACAAGTGGATGAAGAAAACCAACAAGGTTTATTTTTGACCTACAAAGCCCTTTGCCAAACCTTTCATACCATCATGTTGGAAATCAATCCCGGTTTTCCTTACCCTCGAGCTTTGGCGAGCACCATTTTGGAAATGGCCAAAAGCCACGTCTATTTTTCTGAGCACCTTCCTTCTTTGACGGATATTAATTTCAAACAAGGCAACAGTGAAGCTCAGGTAAAACAACTCCTGATTGATTTTGCCTTTGGATTGCTAGGGAGCACCCACTTTACCGCTAAAACAGAAAATGGTCAGCTGCTTGGAGCATAAAATCCTGGTCTAATTAAGGGGTATCTTAAACGCATGAGGTATCTTTGCAAACATAACCATCAATTAATTCCCATTTCACTATGCAAATTAAA includes these proteins:
- a CDS encoding TetR/AcrR family transcriptional regulator, whose protein sequence is MAVAIKMKLNEKLFLRDPQETKLGRKIIQYSILMIDEKGFEDFTFKKLADRIESTEASVYRYFENKHRLLLFLLSWYWEWIKYSIELKVMNIEDPKRKLRIALETLVDTSHHDNPETEHINEAILHRIVIAESAKGYYTKQVDEENQQGLFLTYKALCQTFHTIMLEINPGFPYPRALASTILEMAKSHVYFSEHLPSLTDINFKQGNSEAQVKQLLIDFAFGLLGSTHFTAKTENGQLLGA